A window of Calliopsis andreniformis isolate RMS-2024a chromosome 3, iyCalAndr_principal, whole genome shotgun sequence contains these coding sequences:
- the LOC143177691 gene encoding uncharacterized protein LOC143177691, which translates to MDPRCQKPRDFVALSRNFSEGVRKERLLQMKWFKRYEWLLDEHAKLNKEMDKLCEEKHTIIATEKFIPEEGKTCLPAPITTSAEYGWLASKPKFQLEIYGSYTSVYPDPMRDIVHLRGNMPLLAAGKGFIW; encoded by the exons ATGGACCCACGGTGTCAGAAACCACGTGATTTTGTTGCGCTGTCCAGAAATTTCAGCGAAGGAGTACGTAAGGAAAGATTACTGCAAATGAAATGGTTCAAAAGATATGAATGGTTGCTAGACGAACACGC aaaattaaataaagaaATGGACAAGCTTTGTGAGGAAAAACACACGATTATCGCTACCGAAAAATTTATTCCGGAAGAGGGGAAAACATGTTTGCCAGCACCAATTACTACAAGTGCTGAG TATGGCTGGCTCGCATCAAAACCAAAATTCCAACTAGAAATATATGGTTCTTACACGTCAGTGTATCCTGATCCTATGAGAGACATAGTACATTTACGTGGAAATATGCCTCTTCTTGCTGCTGGCAAAGGATTCATTTGGTAG